In Acidobacteriota bacterium, one genomic interval encodes:
- a CDS encoding ABC transporter permease: MWLGEAFRVAADNLLRHRLRTALTMLGIVFGVAAVLAMVSIGAGAESEALSVIRNMGLRNVIVKAKDFEPKEMAAIRQDSPGLTLRDAEALRKALAPGTLLAGKKQLKTFQVFSRVGRTDSRVVGVQALYPGAVGLSVSQGAFFLPFDDDKARPVCVLGTTARRKLFGINDPLGEAVKINHEWFTVIGTLEDRFIGKDEFEGVKIDNANDDVYIPLGSLKRRFGQDPVQNELDEIVIQVPESVDLRDQAAVVSSLVASMHRQVDDFRLVVPEKLLQQKQKTQRIFDIVMGAIASISLLVGGIGIMNIMLASVLERTNEIGLRRALGARRRDISRQFLLESVTITVLGSAAGIALGYGISRAVAGYSGWTTVITPWSVLLSVGVSSAVGLVFGLYPARQAASISPIEALRRD; encoded by the coding sequence ATGTGGCTGGGTGAAGCGTTCCGGGTCGCCGCGGACAACCTGCTCCGGCACCGCCTCCGGACGGCGCTGACCATGCTGGGTATCGTCTTCGGGGTGGCCGCGGTCCTGGCCATGGTCTCCATCGGCGCCGGCGCCGAGTCGGAAGCCCTGTCGGTGATCCGCAACATGGGCCTCCGGAACGTCATCGTCAAGGCGAAAGACTTTGAGCCGAAGGAGATGGCCGCCATCCGGCAGGACTCCCCCGGCCTGACCCTCCGGGACGCGGAAGCCCTCCGCAAGGCCCTGGCGCCGGGGACCCTTCTCGCCGGGAAGAAACAGCTGAAGACCTTCCAGGTGTTTTCCCGCGTGGGGCGGACCGACTCCCGGGTGGTGGGCGTCCAGGCGCTCTACCCCGGAGCCGTGGGGCTGTCGGTCTCCCAGGGGGCGTTCTTCCTCCCCTTCGACGACGACAAGGCCCGGCCGGTGTGCGTCCTGGGGACTACCGCCCGCCGCAAGCTCTTCGGGATCAACGACCCCCTCGGCGAGGCCGTCAAGATCAACCACGAGTGGTTCACCGTGATCGGGACGCTGGAGGACCGGTTCATCGGGAAGGACGAGTTCGAGGGGGTGAAGATCGACAACGCCAACGACGACGTCTACATCCCACTGGGGAGCCTGAAGCGGCGTTTCGGGCAGGACCCCGTCCAGAACGAGCTGGACGAGATCGTGATCCAGGTCCCCGAAAGCGTCGACCTCAGGGACCAGGCGGCGGTGGTCTCGTCCCTGGTGGCCAGCATGCACCGGCAGGTGGACGACTTCCGCCTCGTGGTCCCCGAGAAGCTCCTCCAGCAGAAACAGAAGACCCAGCGGATCTTCGACATCGTCATGGGGGCCATCGCCTCCATCTCCCTGCTCGTGGGCGGGATCGGCATCATGAACATCATGCTGGCGTCGGTGCTGGAGCGCACCAACGAGATCGGCCTGCGACGGGCCCTGGGCGCCCGCCGGCGGGACATCAGCCGCCAGTTCCTCCTGGAGTCCGTCACCATCACCGTGCTGGGCTCCGCCGCCGGCATCGCCCTGGGCTACGGCATCTCCCGGGCCGTGGCCGGCTACTCGGGCTGGACCACCGTCATCACCCCGTGGTCGGTCCTCCTGAGCGTGGGGGTCTCCTCGGCCGTCGGCCTGGTCTTCGGCCTCTACCCGGCCCGGCAGGCCGCATCCATCTCCCCCATCGAGGCCCTGCGGCGGGACTGA
- a CDS encoding M28 family peptidase — MTTQPSSPAGSVPPRPSPARGGPRAILATLLLAASLTAFSLAGEAEDRLWARVVPGSAISSGAPALPGVEIVLPLKAGYLARVTAAALPSLAGAGFTAEVLERDRAGSRPVLVYRDRPGPRALPRLGDLHPLEEGTFFLLAPAGVSIREALPPQDRFAPLRALSGAEHDAPVENAPAGDPLHPLVAPMVSRVATADLVAWVQALQDFGTRECITPQCELAAVYLLGELGRFNLMSHLEAFTIEDNGAYPVHNVIGVVPGVVSPSRQVVICGHFDDYTGGPVAPGADDNASGTAGVLEMAKIFSDYDFECTLVFACFTGEEYGLLGSEDYAAKARSANQDIKAVLNMDMIAYNSGPPNYVDFYVNTASSWIGQRMLEIGPLFNSPDVVTFSNFNRPTMRGSDHASFWDQGYPAVCVIEDLHDFHPDYHTVGDTLDKLNLPYFTGIVKTVTAMAADTARPVGLNGDLDASGAVTDADAADGASALAGNRTVGPRDDVKRDGAVNILDLMRIRRLATP; from the coding sequence ATGACCACTCAGCCCTCATCCCCCGCCGGTTCTGTTCCGCCCCGCCCCTCCCCCGCCCGGGGAGGGCCCCGGGCCATCCTCGCGACCCTGCTCCTGGCGGCCTCCCTGACCGCGTTCTCCCTCGCCGGGGAAGCGGAAGACCGGCTCTGGGCCCGGGTCGTCCCGGGGAGCGCGATCTCGTCGGGCGCGCCCGCCCTGCCCGGCGTGGAGATCGTCCTGCCCCTGAAGGCGGGGTATCTCGCCCGGGTGACGGCCGCCGCGTTGCCGTCCCTGGCCGGGGCCGGCTTCACGGCGGAGGTCCTGGAGCGCGACCGGGCCGGCAGCCGCCCCGTCCTGGTCTACCGCGACCGGCCGGGGCCCCGGGCCCTCCCTCGCCTGGGGGACCTTCACCCGCTGGAGGAGGGGACGTTCTTCCTGCTGGCCCCGGCGGGGGTCTCCATCCGGGAGGCACTTCCCCCGCAGGACCGGTTCGCCCCGCTCAGGGCGCTTTCCGGGGCGGAGCACGACGCGCCGGTGGAAAACGCCCCGGCGGGAGACCCGCTCCACCCCCTGGTGGCCCCCATGGTGAGCCGGGTGGCCACCGCCGACCTCGTGGCCTGGGTGCAGGCGCTCCAGGATTTCGGGACCCGGGAGTGCATCACCCCCCAGTGCGAACTGGCGGCCGTCTACCTCCTGGGCGAACTCGGCCGCTTCAACCTCATGTCGCACCTCGAGGCGTTCACCATCGAGGACAACGGGGCCTACCCCGTCCACAACGTCATCGGGGTGGTCCCCGGCGTGGTGAGCCCCTCCCGCCAGGTGGTGATCTGCGGCCACTTCGACGACTACACCGGCGGACCGGTCGCCCCCGGGGCCGACGACAACGCCAGCGGGACGGCGGGCGTCCTGGAGATGGCGAAGATCTTCTCGGACTACGATTTCGAGTGCACCCTCGTCTTCGCCTGCTTCACGGGGGAGGAGTACGGCCTCCTCGGCAGCGAGGACTACGCCGCGAAAGCCCGCAGCGCCAACCAGGACATCAAGGCCGTGCTGAACATGGACATGATCGCCTACAACTCGGGCCCCCCGAACTACGTGGACTTCTACGTCAACACCGCCTCCTCGTGGATCGGGCAGCGAATGCTGGAGATCGGCCCCCTGTTCAACAGCCCGGACGTGGTGACCTTCAGCAACTTCAACCGCCCCACCATGCGCGGCAGCGACCATGCCTCCTTCTGGGACCAGGGTTACCCCGCCGTCTGCGTCATCGAGGACCTCCACGACTTTCACCCCGACTACCACACGGTGGGGGACACCCTCGACAAGCTGAACCTGCCCTACTTCACCGGCATCGTAAAGACGGTGACGGCCATGGCCGCCGACACGGCCCGGCCCGTGGGGCTCAACGGCGACCTGGACGCGAGCGGGGCCGTCACCGACGCCGACGCCGCGGACGGGGCGTCCGCCCTGGCGGGCAACCGGACGGTGGGCCCCCGGGACGACGTGAAGCGCGACGGCGCCGTGAACATCCTGGACCTGATGCGCATCCGGCGCCTGGCGACCCCCTGA
- a CDS encoding YitT family protein: protein MAHPIVRRILKELLDQGIIFLGCLLVALGLDLFLIPNRITAGGVSGIATILYHTAHLPVGLTMLALNALLFVSAWRVLGREFGFRSILATLELALLIDAVAWLVPVVGLDPAWVRAGVTKNLLLATIYGGIVCGVGGALVYMRNASTGGTDILARIVNKFTAIPMGKSLLMVDTLVTVGAGFVFGAEAAMFAIIAIYVSSRSVDMLLQGLQQGRQFLVISEKTREIAEGVLGEMGRGATFVHGIGAFTGEPRSMLMVVIRRKEFLKLKELIRRHDPNAFVMVTEVSEILGEGFGRLM, encoded by the coding sequence TTGGCCCACCCCATCGTCCGCCGCATCCTGAAGGAACTGCTCGACCAGGGCATCATCTTCCTGGGGTGCCTCCTGGTGGCGCTGGGCCTCGACCTCTTCCTCATCCCCAACCGGATCACCGCCGGCGGGGTCAGCGGCATCGCCACGATCCTCTACCACACCGCCCACCTCCCCGTCGGCCTCACCATGCTGGCTCTCAACGCCCTCCTCTTCGTCTCCGCCTGGAGGGTCCTCGGCCGGGAGTTCGGCTTCCGTTCCATCCTGGCCACCTTGGAACTGGCCCTCCTCATCGACGCCGTCGCGTGGCTGGTCCCGGTCGTGGGCCTCGACCCCGCCTGGGTCCGCGCCGGCGTCACGAAGAACCTCCTCCTGGCCACCATCTACGGCGGGATCGTCTGCGGGGTGGGGGGGGCCCTGGTCTACATGCGCAACGCCTCCACCGGGGGGACCGACATCCTGGCCCGCATCGTGAACAAGTTCACGGCGATCCCCATGGGGAAGAGCCTCCTGATGGTGGACACCCTGGTGACCGTCGGGGCGGGTTTCGTCTTCGGGGCCGAGGCGGCCATGTTCGCCATCATCGCCATCTACGTCAGCTCCCGCTCCGTGGACATGCTGCTGCAGGGCCTCCAGCAGGGGCGCCAGTTCCTCGTCATCTCCGAGAAGACCCGGGAGATCGCGGAGGGGGTCCTGGGCGAGATGGGCCGGGGCGCCACCTTCGTCCACGGGATCGGGGCCTTCACGGGGGAGCCGCGTTCCATGCTGATGGTGGTGATCCGCCGCAAGGAGTTCCTCAAGCTCAAGGAGTTGATTCGCCGGCACGACCCGAACGCCTTCGTGATGGTGACGGAGGTCAGCGAGATCCTGGGGGAGGGCTTCGGGAGGTTGATGTGA
- a CDS encoding efflux RND transporter periplasmic adaptor subunit has product MAPHNRQRYGEFNAVAVFRLVPLLVPGLILALSAGCSAGAKGRPAEGKPAAQTLIVKVSPVETREFRRNVEAVGSLFPDDEVTVSAEVEGRVEEVLVDVGDPVAKGQPMVRLSPVELQLALDQQRAALRQARARLGVPPDGPDLKDVRDAAEVKKAAADLDDARKSFERADTLMQQGLIPQQAYDQAEARHKTARAAYDLAIQAVENQRAQVTQLLAAVALAQKKLSDAVIRAPFAGQIRERAVTQGQYLKIQAPVMVVVNTDPLKVRLKIPEKMAGWVRAGQDLTLTVEAWPGRPFTARTSRINPSVDPQTRSFEVEALLANPGGQLKPGFFVKASLPSERLEKGLFIPASALRYAYGIYKVYTVEGNTLKERDVKIGEKEGDRVEIVEGLAGGQTVAIPAPGQALRDQAAVKVER; this is encoded by the coding sequence ATGGCCCCCCACAACCGGCAGCGTTACGGAGAGTTCAACGCAGTGGCGGTCTTCCGCCTCGTTCCGCTCCTCGTCCCGGGCCTGATCCTGGCCCTGTCCGCCGGCTGTTCCGCCGGCGCGAAGGGACGACCGGCCGAAGGGAAGCCAGCGGCGCAGACCCTGATCGTGAAGGTGTCCCCGGTGGAAACCCGGGAGTTCCGACGCAACGTGGAGGCCGTGGGCTCCCTTTTCCCCGACGACGAGGTCACCGTCAGCGCCGAAGTGGAAGGTCGGGTGGAGGAGGTCCTGGTGGACGTCGGCGACCCCGTGGCCAAGGGTCAGCCGATGGTCCGGCTCTCCCCGGTGGAGCTGCAGCTGGCCCTCGACCAGCAGCGGGCCGCCCTGAGGCAGGCGCGGGCCCGGCTCGGGGTCCCGCCCGACGGGCCGGACCTGAAGGACGTCCGGGACGCCGCCGAGGTCAAGAAGGCGGCGGCGGACCTGGACGACGCCCGGAAATCGTTCGAGCGGGCGGACACCCTGATGCAGCAGGGCCTGATCCCCCAACAGGCTTATGACCAGGCGGAGGCCCGCCACAAGACGGCGCGCGCCGCGTACGACCTGGCGATCCAGGCCGTGGAGAACCAGCGGGCCCAGGTGACGCAGCTCCTGGCCGCCGTGGCCCTGGCCCAGAAGAAGCTGTCCGACGCGGTGATCCGCGCGCCCTTTGCCGGCCAGATCAGGGAGCGGGCCGTCACCCAGGGACAGTACCTGAAGATCCAGGCCCCGGTGATGGTGGTGGTCAACACGGACCCGCTGAAGGTCCGCCTGAAGATCCCCGAGAAGATGGCGGGGTGGGTCCGGGCCGGCCAGGACCTGACCCTCACCGTGGAAGCCTGGCCGGGGCGGCCCTTCACGGCCCGGACCTCCCGCATCAACCCCTCCGTGGACCCCCAGACCCGCTCCTTCGAGGTGGAGGCGCTCCTGGCAAACCCCGGCGGCCAGCTCAAGCCCGGCTTCTTCGTCAAGGCCAGCCTCCCCTCCGAGCGCCTCGAGAAAGGGCTCTTCATTCCCGCCTCGGCCCTTCGGTACGCCTACGGGATCTACAAGGTCTACACCGTCGAGGGGAACACCCTGAAGGAGCGGGACGTGAAGATCGGGGAAAAGGAGGGCGACCGGGTGGAGATCGTCGAGGGACTCGCCGGGGGACAGACGGTGGCGATCCCCGCCCCGGGGCAGGCCCTCCGGGACCAGGCCGCCGTCAAGGTCGAGCGTTAG
- a CDS encoding efflux RND transporter periplasmic adaptor subunit, which yields MRRGALILVLAAVLATAGFLYGKMAWERVLAYFQTGEEDPVPTLRVRKQDYVVSVTASGEMTGLDTRTVAAPMVQWEGSMKVAAVAEEGAIVQPGDVLVKIDSTAAAQSLVQKRNTVSSFETQIARSSKDAETEARVMEYDRRLAEAGVSYADSHVRRDPDIFSKWEIQESILSAALARYRKENQERKGGIREELSRADRGILEIQRNKARARVTTVEEALSSMVVKAPIEGVIFHLAGWMSKLRAGAEVWPGQPLVEIASLRHFQGKLNVLETDITGIGEGTLVRATLDALPDVVLAGRVTRIGKVAEPLTEDDPRKFFTCNVTWDIDPGLLARLKPGLRLRAEVEVAVRRGAVVLPRCAVVKKDSAFTVFVKGGPKGYTERTVTLRDGDHGFFVVEGLREGEEVCLRHPFEKQKLRLPNFNAPSTTTSRRVTIRIG from the coding sequence ATGAGACGAGGGGCCCTGATCCTGGTTTTGGCGGCCGTGCTGGCCACGGCGGGGTTCCTGTACGGGAAAATGGCCTGGGAGCGGGTCCTGGCCTACTTCCAAACCGGGGAGGAGGACCCCGTGCCGACCCTGCGCGTTCGGAAGCAGGATTACGTGGTGTCCGTCACGGCCTCCGGCGAGATGACCGGCCTCGACACCCGGACGGTGGCGGCCCCCATGGTCCAGTGGGAAGGCTCGATGAAAGTCGCCGCCGTGGCGGAGGAAGGGGCCATCGTGCAGCCCGGGGACGTCCTCGTGAAAATCGACAGCACCGCCGCCGCCCAGTCGCTGGTCCAGAAACGGAACACGGTCAGCAGCTTCGAGACCCAGATCGCCCGAAGCTCCAAGGACGCCGAGACCGAGGCCCGCGTCATGGAGTACGACCGGCGGCTGGCGGAAGCGGGGGTCAGCTACGCCGACTCCCACGTCCGCCGGGACCCCGACATCTTCTCGAAATGGGAAATCCAGGAATCGATCCTCAGCGCGGCCCTGGCCCGTTACCGGAAGGAGAACCAGGAGCGGAAGGGAGGCATCCGGGAGGAACTTTCCCGCGCCGACCGGGGCATCCTGGAGATCCAGCGGAACAAGGCCCGGGCCAGGGTCACGACCGTGGAGGAGGCCCTCTCCTCCATGGTGGTGAAGGCGCCCATCGAGGGCGTCATCTTTCACCTCGCGGGGTGGATGTCGAAACTGAGGGCGGGCGCCGAGGTCTGGCCCGGTCAGCCTCTGGTGGAAATCGCGAGCCTGCGGCACTTCCAGGGCAAGCTCAACGTGCTCGAGACCGACATCACCGGGATCGGCGAGGGGACCCTCGTCCGGGCCACGCTGGACGCCCTCCCCGACGTCGTCCTCGCCGGACGGGTGACGCGCATCGGGAAGGTGGCCGAGCCCCTCACCGAGGACGACCCGCGCAAGTTCTTCACCTGCAACGTGACGTGGGACATCGACCCCGGCCTGCTCGCCCGCCTCAAACCCGGCCTCCGCCTCCGCGCGGAGGTCGAGGTGGCCGTCCGCCGGGGGGCCGTGGTCCTGCCGCGCTGCGCGGTCGTCAAGAAGGACTCGGCCTTCACGGTCTTCGTGAAGGGCGGCCCGAAAGGGTACACCGAGCGGACCGTCACCCTCCGGGACGGCGACCACGGCTTCTTCGTCGTGGAGGGCCTCCGCGAGGGCGAGGAGGTCTGCCTGCGCCACCCCTTCGAGAAGCAGAAACTGCGCCTGCCGAACTTCAACGCGCCGTCGACGACCACTTCCCGGCGCGTGACCATCCGGATCGGGTGA
- a CDS encoding efflux RND transporter periplasmic adaptor subunit, protein MRVARHISTPFLRHLAIWVTVLSLLPGNLPVRGEDPPPRPAGGETARVERRTLNRKIYLSGEIQAVRAATVHAPATRAWGLLLSWIAADGTRVEAGDVVARFDASRLQLDRLDLEKAREEARVRIAQKEADLESRRQDLLLRQAAARKTQEIARLYADIDRALLPRSEAERYAHDLENARLEMHKVEESLAGLERTARDELEVTRLAFEEADLSLKQILSEIESMTLRAPASGQVMVRRNHDSGRPYQVGDKLFNGRPVLSLPDLGALRVEAEVHDPDILDLRPGLPARVTLDAAPDREFDGRIGFIAEASRTPETGSLLKQFRVNVDLPVVNDARMKPGMTARVEVAASRTALAVPRAAVRVSAAGATVVVNGDGKEIPVKVIEADERFAAVEGDLREGGAVRLSAGPSAAGGPAAVEWVDVKRQDIRFTVSGSGAIQAEKSANVGPPPLPQVWEYKIVRMAEEGSPVKPGDFLLQFDPSEILRRLQDEQADLEKASREIQRVRAAGELKMGDLEMELEDAKAQKERTAGKLKDVSLFESAIKVKEAEFEAAYAARRVRLLEDKLAFSRKSAAFEQQLLRDAETFHRERVRSYQAALQALTVTTPVSGVVLYATGWRGEKKKIGDTAWMMENIVFIPDLATLMVKGEIAEADSGKVHPGQAVTVNFDAIPERVFPGRITRVADTFSQPTAELPVKVLEVSVRLDTVDPLRMRPGMVARLEIVHDLFRNVLAVPLGSIQEDAGHSYLWVQQNGKPVRREVRVGRNNGVIAIVTEGLRDGDRVADRPVRP, encoded by the coding sequence ATGAGAGTTGCCCGACACATTTCGACACCCTTTCTCCGGCACCTGGCCATCTGGGTCACGGTCCTCTCCCTCTTGCCCGGGAACCTCCCGGTCCGGGGAGAAGACCCCCCGCCCCGGCCCGCTGGGGGAGAGACCGCGCGGGTCGAGCGTCGCACCCTGAACCGGAAGATCTACCTTTCCGGCGAGATCCAGGCCGTCCGGGCCGCCACGGTGCACGCACCCGCGACCCGGGCGTGGGGGCTCCTGCTCTCCTGGATCGCAGCGGACGGGACCCGGGTCGAGGCGGGGGACGTGGTGGCGCGCTTCGACGCCTCACGCCTCCAGCTCGACCGGCTGGACCTCGAGAAAGCCCGGGAGGAGGCCCGGGTCCGCATCGCCCAGAAGGAGGCGGACCTCGAGTCCCGGCGGCAGGACCTGCTCCTGCGCCAGGCGGCGGCCCGCAAGACCCAGGAGATCGCCCGGCTCTACGCGGACATCGACCGGGCCCTTCTCCCCCGCTCGGAAGCGGAGCGCTATGCCCACGACCTGGAGAATGCCCGACTGGAAATGCACAAGGTCGAGGAATCCTTGGCGGGGCTGGAGCGGACCGCCCGCGACGAACTCGAGGTGACCCGCCTCGCCTTCGAGGAAGCCGACCTCTCCCTGAAGCAGATCCTGAGCGAGATCGAGAGCATGACCCTGCGCGCCCCCGCCTCGGGCCAGGTGATGGTCCGGCGGAACCACGACAGCGGGCGGCCCTACCAGGTCGGCGACAAGCTGTTCAACGGGCGGCCCGTGCTGAGCCTGCCGGACCTGGGGGCCCTGCGGGTCGAGGCCGAGGTGCACGATCCGGACATTTTAGACCTTCGCCCGGGGCTCCCGGCCCGGGTCACCCTGGACGCCGCCCCCGACCGGGAGTTCGACGGACGGATCGGCTTCATCGCCGAGGCGTCCCGAACCCCCGAGACCGGGTCGCTGCTCAAGCAGTTCCGGGTGAACGTCGATCTCCCCGTCGTCAACGACGCCCGGATGAAGCCCGGGATGACCGCCCGTGTGGAGGTGGCGGCGAGTCGCACGGCCCTTGCCGTCCCCCGCGCCGCCGTCCGGGTCAGCGCCGCCGGGGCGACCGTCGTGGTCAACGGGGACGGGAAGGAAATCCCGGTGAAGGTGATCGAGGCGGACGAGCGCTTCGCCGCCGTCGAGGGGGACCTCCGCGAAGGGGGCGCCGTCCGGCTGAGCGCCGGGCCGTCCGCGGCCGGCGGTCCCGCCGCGGTGGAGTGGGTGGACGTGAAACGGCAGGACATCCGGTTCACCGTGAGCGGGAGCGGCGCCATCCAGGCGGAAAAGTCCGCCAACGTCGGCCCGCCCCCGCTGCCCCAGGTCTGGGAGTACAAGATCGTCCGCATGGCCGAGGAGGGAAGCCCCGTGAAACCGGGGGATTTCCTTCTCCAGTTCGACCCCTCCGAGATCCTCCGCCGGCTGCAGGACGAGCAGGCCGACCTCGAGAAGGCCTCCCGGGAAATCCAGCGGGTCCGGGCCGCCGGTGAACTGAAGATGGGGGACCTCGAAATGGAGTTGGAGGACGCGAAGGCCCAGAAGGAGCGGACCGCCGGAAAGCTGAAGGACGTCTCCCTGTTCGAGTCGGCCATCAAGGTCAAGGAGGCGGAATTCGAGGCCGCTTACGCCGCCCGGCGCGTCCGCCTCCTCGAGGACAAGCTGGCCTTCTCCCGCAAGAGCGCGGCTTTCGAGCAGCAGCTGCTCCGCGACGCGGAGACATTCCACCGTGAGCGGGTCCGCAGCTACCAGGCGGCGCTCCAGGCGCTGACGGTCACCACCCCGGTGAGCGGCGTGGTCCTCTACGCCACGGGATGGCGGGGCGAAAAGAAAAAGATCGGGGACACGGCCTGGATGATGGAGAACATCGTGTTCATCCCCGACCTGGCCACCCTGATGGTGAAGGGGGAGATCGCCGAGGCCGATTCGGGCAAGGTGCACCCCGGCCAGGCCGTCACCGTGAATTTCGACGCCATCCCGGAGCGGGTGTTCCCGGGCCGGATCACCCGGGTGGCGGACACCTTCAGCCAGCCCACCGCCGAGCTGCCCGTGAAGGTCCTGGAGGTCAGCGTCCGGCTGGACACCGTGGACCCCCTGCGGATGCGGCCCGGGATGGTGGCCCGCCTGGAGATCGTCCACGACCTCTTCCGCAACGTGCTGGCGGTCCCCCTGGGCTCCATTCAGGAGGACGCCGGGCACTCCTACCTGTGGGTGCAGCAGAATGGAAAGCCCGTCCGCCGCGAGGTGCGGGTCGGGCGCAACAACGGGGTCATTGCCATCGTCACCGAGGGGCTCCGGGACGGCGACCGTGTCGCCGACCGCCCCGTCCGGCCGTGA
- the cysK gene encoding cysteine synthase A, whose protein sequence is MPILDCITQLVGNTPLLRLNRLAEGLGAEVLVKLECFNPLSSVKDRIGLAMIDAAEREGRLRPGAVLVEPTSGNTGIALAFVAACRGYRLVLTMPDTMSVERRRLLKALGAELVLTEGARGMRGAVEKAEELAREIPGAFIPQQFNNPANPEVHRRTTAEEIWKDTDGRVDILVAGVGTGGSLTGIGSVLKARRPGFRVVAVEPADSPVLSGGPPGPHKIQGIGAGFVPAVLDTGLIDEILRARHEDAGAVARRLAREEGLLVGISAGANVWAALEVASRPENRGKRIVTLACDTGERYLSTWLFED, encoded by the coding sequence ATGCCCATTCTCGATTGCATCACCCAGCTCGTGGGAAACACGCCCCTCCTGCGGCTGAACCGCCTGGCCGAGGGTCTCGGCGCCGAGGTCCTGGTGAAACTGGAGTGCTTCAACCCCCTCTCCAGCGTCAAGGACCGCATCGGCCTGGCCATGATCGACGCCGCGGAGCGGGAGGGGCGGCTTCGCCCGGGGGCCGTCCTGGTGGAGCCCACCAGCGGGAACACCGGGATCGCCCTGGCGTTCGTGGCCGCCTGCCGGGGGTACCGCCTCGTCCTCACCATGCCGGACACCATGAGCGTGGAGCGTCGGCGCCTCCTCAAGGCCCTGGGCGCCGAACTGGTGCTGACGGAAGGGGCCCGCGGCATGCGCGGCGCCGTGGAGAAGGCGGAGGAACTGGCCCGTGAGATCCCCGGCGCCTTCATCCCCCAGCAGTTCAACAACCCGGCCAACCCGGAGGTCCACCGGCGCACGACCGCCGAGGAGATCTGGAAGGACACGGACGGGAGGGTGGACATCCTGGTGGCGGGTGTCGGGACCGGCGGCTCCCTCACCGGGATCGGCTCGGTCCTCAAGGCGCGGCGCCCGGGCTTCCGGGTCGTGGCGGTGGAGCCCGCCGACTCGCCGGTCCTCTCCGGCGGCCCGCCGGGCCCCCACAAGATCCAGGGGATCGGTGCCGGTTTCGTCCCGGCCGTGCTGGACACCGGGCTCATCGACGAGATCCTCCGGGCCCGGCACGAGGACGCCGGGGCCGTCGCCCGCCGCCTGGCCCGGGAAGAAGGCCTCCTGGTCGGGATTTCCGCCGGGGCCAACGTCTGGGCCGCCCTGGAAGTGGCCAGCCGCCCCGAAAACCGGGGCAAGCGGATCGTCACCCTCGCCTGCGACACCGGGGAACGCTACCTGAGCACCTGGCTGTTCGAGGACTGA
- a CDS encoding FHA domain-containing protein, giving the protein MTRPDTTSEVPRFNTGTRCEIHRVSSLSPRQAFEAVFDALRHGYDAASPGHYLLAHVDLDALSLRMMVIAPQPGQGSDLVIGRHTRCDLVVEHADSVSLRHLLLRLEPGEPGAAPRFTLLDLATANGFLDETGSTRHGLEGIGDCIFRVENHQFFLLHRRSRPWPDIAARAWEGLPERNLSEGPAPRPDDAGRPPAEPVPIPGRESPEGAARRKDITMYTLSPVISLDCFSEAAGRDAFDPWSPSINLLVEDEHRSREIRLTDAELRRGVLLGRYERCRIGGDEEELDLLVSRVHLLLWKHRGAYWAVDTASSNGTLCDGAPFHSRRLAPDAVHFIAVANRLLLTWNHPGTPGEPPSVPSPA; this is encoded by the coding sequence ATGACCAGACCGGACACGACTTCCGAAGTCCCCCGCTTCAATACCGGGACCCGGTGCGAGATCCACCGGGTGTCGTCCCTGTCGCCCCGCCAGGCCTTCGAGGCCGTGTTCGACGCCTTGCGGCACGGGTACGACGCCGCGTCGCCCGGCCACTACCTCCTGGCCCACGTGGACCTGGACGCCCTGTCCCTCCGGATGATGGTCATCGCCCCGCAACCGGGCCAGGGCAGCGACCTGGTCATCGGCCGCCACACCCGCTGCGACCTGGTGGTGGAACACGCGGACAGCGTGAGCCTCCGCCACCTCCTGCTGCGCCTGGAGCCCGGCGAGCCGGGGGCGGCCCCCCGCTTCACCCTCCTGGACCTGGCGACGGCCAACGGTTTTCTCGACGAGACGGGGTCCACCCGTCACGGGCTCGAGGGGATCGGGGACTGCATCTTCCGGGTCGAGAACCACCAGTTCTTTCTCCTCCACCGGCGGTCCCGCCCGTGGCCCGACATCGCGGCCCGGGCATGGGAGGGCCTGCCGGAGCGGAACCTGTCCGAAGGCCCCGCCCCCCGCCCCGACGACGCCGGCCGGCCCCCCGCGGAACCCGTCCCGATCCCGGGCCGGGAATCGCCGGAGGGGGCCGCCCGCCGGAAGGACATCACCATGTACACCCTCTCCCCGGTGATCTCCCTCGACTGTTTCAGCGAAGCGGCCGGCCGCGACGCCTTCGACCCGTGGTCCCCCTCCATCAACCTCCTGGTGGAGGACGAGCACCGCTCCCGCGAGATCCGCCTCACCGACGCCGAACTTCGGCGGGGCGTGCTCCTGGGCCGCTACGAGCGGTGCCGGATCGGCGGCGACGAGGAGGAGCTCGACCTCCTGGTCTCCAGGGTCCACCTCCTCCTGTGGAAGCACCGGGGCGCCTACTGGGCCGTGGACACGGCGTCCAGCAACGGGACCCTCTGCGACGGCGCTCCCTTCCACTCCCGTCGCCTGGCGCCCGACGCCGTGCACTTCATCGCGGTGGCCAACCGGCTCCTGCTCACCTGGAACCACCCCGGGACCCCGGGTGAACCGCCCTCCGTTCCCAGCCCCGCCTGA